In the genome of Mangifera indica cultivar Alphonso chromosome 9, CATAS_Mindica_2.1, whole genome shotgun sequence, the window ATTTTGCCCTCCAAAAGAATAGGCAGAACATGGGAAGGAGATATGTTGAGGTTTTCAGAAGTAAGAGGCAAGAGTATTATAAGGCAATAGCAAATGAAGTTTTGGATGCACACGGCAGTTCACCTCGCAGAAATATCCCAAGAGCTAAATCGCATGATGAGGGCAAGGACTCAGCTGAACATACAGGGGTATTGCGATTGAGAGGATTACCATTTTCAGCCAACAAGGATGATATAATGGATTTCTTTAAAGATTTTGTATTGTCGGAAGACTCAATTCATCTCACAATGAATTCAGATGGGAGGCCAACTGGTGAAGCATTTGTAGAATTTGCAAATGCAGAAGACTCTAAGGCAGCAATGGCCAAAGATAGGATGACTCTTGGGAGTCGTTATATAGAGTTGTTTCCTTCATCACAAGAGGAGATGGATGAAGCAGTTTCAAGAGGACGGTGACTGTTTCTTCAAAGACCTTTTTATTTTACCTGTTATTCTGTACTTAATTTGATCtattacttaaatattattgtttgggATTTTACCTTTCTAGTTTTCCCTTAATTCAGCCATACACTAAactgttttaaaaaaatccaagtagtgtattttttttcagtttaagtCTTCTTAGATTGTATGCCAAGTTTAATCTCTCTGTCTTCATCTCAATCATAACTTGACATAATGTTGGACCTTAGGCAATTGACAAGACAAATTTCTCTGTGATTGTTGTGATCGACCTGAAATTATTTGTGTATGTGATTTACTTGaggttttgaaaattgttagtttgttAGTGTTTTCTGCTTtatacttactgagtgttcta includes:
- the LOC123225916 gene encoding heterogeneous nuclear ribonucleoprotein F, producing the protein MFYRGKFADGVDGREMGAKRQRLIDQGPPFYGSSPGSSFMYNPPPYGYVNQPPPFPVVRLRGLPFDCTETDVAEFFHGLDIVDVLFVHKNNKFTGEAFCVLGYPLQVDFALQKNRQNMGRRYVEVFRSKRQEYYKAIANEVLDAHGSSPRRNIPRAKSHDEGKDSAEHTGVLRLRGLPFSANKDDIMDFFKDFVLSEDSIHLTMNSDGRPTGEAFVEFANAEDSKAAMAKDRMTLGSRYIELFPSSQEEMDEAVSRGR